The following is a genomic window from Nicotiana tabacum cultivar K326 chromosome 3, ASM71507v2, whole genome shotgun sequence.
tattttaaataaataccatttaaaaaaattatattctatagatacttTTTAAgttttatagcaaaatttttaattttggttaccttctagctctaagccactaaatacgctaatcagttacactattttctttctctctttactTTGATACATCACATTCTCTttccccatcccattaaaattttcGCTCTCCTCCTTCCACCGGATTTGTGCAAAACCCACTTCAGAGCAAGTTCACTCTCCTACAAGTCTTTCCCGACGGCGGAATTGATAAACCAACTGACATAGAATTGATTGATAAACCAACTGACAGAGTTGATTTTGATTGATTGAGCCCACTTCAGAGTTGATTCTTTACACCAACTAACATAGAATTGATAAACCAAAAAAGTCATGGAATTTTTCCTTAATGTTTGCTTGTGCAATTAAATATAGCAGCAGTTCGTTAAGCATGATCTCACAGAATTGGAAGAAGTCATCTTGCCAAACAACTAGAGTGAAATTTTCACGAAGGCGACACGTTTTCACTAACGGCTTCCGGTGAACGGCGGGTTtgccggaaattagggtttgttcttgaacaaagacgatggAGTTTGGGGCtaagcaacttgattttctgttaatatatttcaatgcattttcatgtatttcattgtattcattgtctttttttcattgtaattcaatgtatctcgttgtattccatgtatttcattgtattcactatttttttttcattgtatttcaataaATCCCaatgtattctatgtatttcattgtattcactgtctcactatatgccatgaatgtattcatatatttttttaaattaatataatttatgtattcagatgtattatataatttctctaaagattgctatgttttgggggtatttttcggttgagaatcttttttataactgaaaatacaaaatttatgtgttataattgagtttgttgagttatattaggagtttattatgttaattgattcactttccgttttaaaaatagtgtaatcccctatttcacgccgtcaatacagtcgaatacaataatttgtccagctgtaatctcatgtttcactccatgaatacagccaaatacactcgaatacaacaattaattaattggacttccctgattcacgcttATTTTTGCTACTatatgaatacaatagcttaaatacatcaaatacatcttataaccacagaaagggtatctataatccgtaatatagcaaatgatatctataaataactaattactactaaaagatagtgctttatgaaaatttttcttcttcaatccCTCTTACTCTACCCCggtaaagaaaaaataaactgTGCCCAATGATGCAAAGTTATATTTCTTTTTCAGAAGACGTTTAACATTAAGCTAAATTTTGTGTCTGTTGTTCCCTCTAGTCCTTAAATTGTAGTAGGATGATCCACAATGCTGACATATATAGGACTCCAAAAATAAATGATTTAGAAGAGTTTTGGAACTTGATTTCAACCTGCCTGCACCATAACTGTAACGCAACAAGGATCAAACTGGATTTCAACATTGTGCACAATGTATCATTGGAGTTACTTTCCTTCTACAACATTTCATCTTTATTCTGAACTCTGTGTGCCATCTACAATTAACTATGAACCTATATGCAAATTGTGCCATATACAAAGCCACCCAAATTCCCTCAGGGTTAATACTATAAGTTGGGAagaagccaaaaattgaagaggGAAGACGCCAATGACAGAAACCAAGACAAGAAAGCCATGGCAGCAGAGAGTTGATATCGGCTGCATATATTCCCATCGCAGAACGGGCTACCAGAACGAATCAGGAGGTCAGAAGCACTAGCCGTTGAGCATGATGCAGCTAGTGACAGAAATGACAGGACCTGTTAGATGCGAGAACGAAAATACTTGGTTAGAAGAAGATTAATTGAAGGCAGAGTTTTCACTGTTTTGAACAAGGCACGTACCCAATCTCCTAATACAACTACTGAGATTATCCCAGGCTGACGAGATGGGCGTTTAATAAAAACTGAGAATGCATCCACCATCGCTAGTGTCAAGCTCCATGATATAACCAAACCCATCACTGTCACCAAAAAGCTGCAAGCAACATTAGCTGAATTAGGTAATTAACAGACAAATTGTGCCTCGGCAAGTAGAAGATTATTATCTGATACACCTTGATATCTAGATATTACTCTATGAGAGCAGATTACTTCATGTAAAGAACATATTATGATGATTCTAAGAAAAATGTAGTATATATGTGAATTAACTACAATAGCTCTTATCATCAGGCCGAAGAACAAATTCTTCGACTTCCTTATGCTCAGTGGCGGAGCAAGGAATTTCACTAAGGGTAGTCacaatataaagaaataaacacACGAAGAAGTTAAGGGGTtcaatatatatttaatatacataaaaaataaagtTTTGACCCAACTACACGGTGCAATTTTCCGGCAAAGGAGTGTCCATTGACACCCCTTAGCctaaggtggctccgccactgcagTTATGCTATAGTGCCATTCTTTTCATTTCCGTTTTAAACCTCAAGTTCCAATGTTTGGCATACTTCAATCCTAGACTTGaaaagtttttttctttcttttttgataagtCAGAAGTAAATTTCATATCATTTTAAAATAGATTGAATTTGGTCGAAATTAGAAGCAAACTATTTCTATCAATAATTAAGTCAAATTCACATATCTATTTTAATCACATTCTGTTTTTAGAGAATAACCACAAACAGCCAACCACAGATCTATTGGCAGAATCTGAATGCACTATCTTACTTTTCTTGTTTACAGAACTCTTACAAAAGAGAAAAGGGGCAGAGACTGAGATCATAAAGCGCCATACCAACCCTATATTGGCTAATGATTCATCAAATCAGTTGTAATTTACTTGGTGGTACCTATTACTAATGTAATCAAAGAGGTTCTAGAGACTATGTGCAAGCAACCCCGACTACTccttgaaagaagaaaaaaggaagaagaaatgcAGGATAACACCTTATGAACAAAAGAGTTGTATGATTTGATATCATCATCAGCCAATAATACTGAACCATGGGCTTAAAAATGATAAGCCTATAATATTTAAATGAAGAAGTACATGAGTTCCCCAGAATTTCTAGTTTCATTATGATATTTCAATTGGTGACAAATAAGGAAATTATGAACCCAAAAACACTTCCAACTGGCAGATCTTAAGACGAACTCCAATAACAGTTATAAGCAAACGCTGTAATCAGCTCTACATCTCTAGATGCTCCTCTGAAGATAAGAGAGCTAGCAAATACAAACTATCAACAGAATCCAAGGTAATATTCGATGATCATTTCCACAACGACATGATTGATACCCGCTAAACTGCACTAATGAAACAAAACAACCGTATATACACTCCGCGTAAGCTTTCTAAAGGAGGTGCTACTGTTGTTCAGTACTTCCCAAAGTGTAAAATTGAAAATCAACCATAATACTCACATATTAGATATAGCTAGCTTTATTCACAGATCCTTTGTCTATCTATACCTAAGCTAACTTTAAAGGTCACATAAAGCACCGCTTAACAGCCATCGGTGCTCTCGCCGTCCACCCACGATTTGTTAATGAATTGATGTATAAAACTGAAGAAAGATATGTTagacagaaaaaagaaaacagCAGATGCACAGATCACATAAGCGACAAATGGAAAAGAATACTCCAACATCAATGCGTGACAAATGGAAAAGAATACTCCAACATCAATGCGTCTCACGTCTCATCCTAACCCGACAAATCAAGTTAATATGCGTTACGACAGAAACATAAATGATGATGACGAGGAGGAGAAGGGGCTGGATTCTTTAATTCTTCATAAACTTGAACCGTATCACGCTCGTCTATAAACACATAACAGTTGTCGCCACCCAATTAAAACTAGCTATACTTAGTCTGTACATGGATCGACACGTGTTTTACAAGGTAAGGTGGATTATGTTTCCAGGACAAAGAACAGCTGACATTCCAACAGCAAGTTTTTCTTCCTTGTCGCGAACGACACCAGATGACATCTGGCGAATTATTATCTCATTGACCTATTCTTCTCGCTCATGCCCTCTCACTCTCACCTTGTTCcccttctttaaaaaaataattttc
Proteins encoded in this region:
- the LOC107811351 gene encoding CASP-like protein ARALYDRAFT_485429, with translation MDEIPGALGTSASLALRLGQSLFSVASLLFMCLDVAFYSYTSFCFLVTVMGLVISWSLTLAMVDAFSVFIKRPSRQPGIISVVVLGDWVLSFLSLAASCSTASASDLLIRSGSPFCDGNICSRYQLSAAMAFLSWFLSLASSLFNFWLLPNL